Part of the Sylvia atricapilla isolate bSylAtr1 chromosome 1, bSylAtr1.pri, whole genome shotgun sequence genome, GAGGAAAATTGGTGAAGGATAATACAGAGACTTGAGGAGTTATTGAAGGAACTGTGGACATttacttttaagaaaaagagGATTGAACATGTTACTCTGTAGAGACAGCTGAATGGAAACTCTAACAACAGATTTATCTGACCTGGGCTTGTGAGTCGTGCAGTGAGGAGTGTTTTCCTTCACACAATTCTGCAGTGTCATGTCCTGCTTTTCAGGCCATTTCCGTCTGTCCTTTTTGGAAGCTTTAAATTGAGAGTTGGTATTTGGGAGGATTTGCTTGGAAGATGCATCTCAGGTAAACCAGAATGTACAAcgcctgaaaaatattttaggtgtCATCATTGAGGTCATTTAGTGGCCCTTGTGTGGTTTAGTTTGTGGGTGTGTCGTGCTGAGGGGCCCATTCCATCACAGCCATGTCAGGCTGGCCTGGCCTTGGCACTTGTGCTGTGCCTGAGGAGCTGCCCCTCCACTGTGGTCATTCTTCCTTTAAAGTGTCAGAATTTGAGACCAAAGTCTACTGTTGATGGTGCGTGTCAAAGTGGAATGAAGACACAACCAATTTTAGGTGAGATGTGGTATCATCACTGAGATCACCCTGAAGAACTCATGGGTTTGGGTTTATGGGAGAGTTTTCCAGAGGGTCCCAAACTATCACAGGCTGTTCAGGCAGGTCTGGGCTTTGCATCTGTTCCAGGTGTGAGTTCCTGgacttttctgtttcatgtgGACAGTAGGAGAGTGGGCCCTTTAGAGTGTTAGGAGATGGTGGAGTTTCAGATGTCCCACTTCTTTGTTGTCAGAGGGATCTGGAGTCCAGGGGTTAAAGCAGTGTCCTGCGTTTCAAGAGTGGTAAATGTGAAGTTGTGCCTGTGGGCAGGAATGGCCCTGGCCCCCAGGTCATGCTGTGGACTGAGAGTCTGGAAAGCGGCTGGTGGAGAGCAAAGAAACCTCAAGGTCACAGTCGAACTTGACTCCCAAGGATCTCATCTGTATCCAAGAGAGATTTGTGAAAATAGATGACATGAAATTGAGAGAGGTGGCCCTTACTCTCTTTAGAGCACTGGGTGAGTTCCAATGTGAAGTGGTGTGGACAGATCTCCTCCAGAGGTGAAGAACCACAAGGGGGTAGGGGACGAAGACCAGTTGAGGGCCATCACATAGTGCAAGGGTGGTTGTATCTGTACTGGTGGTGTGCCAGAGAGAGTTGGGACTCTGGGGAgacaaggctgggctggaggtgtCACAAGTGTGTAGGAGCCCAGCTGGTCTCAGCACTGCAAATGtgaagggaaagggggaaaagcacaagtgaaaagagacagaattcCATAGGGTAAAGGAGGCAACAATTTTTTTATGGGTGTGAGTTCTCAGAGAGTGCAGGAGATAATGGGTTCCCTCTCCTGGGTGCTCCAAAACAGAACTGCTCATCGTGCTGGAAATGCTGTTCCTGCAGATGGGATGGAAGCACTTGCTCTCCAGCAGGAACTCAAGTGGATGCTCTTTGTTTCTCTATTTTCTGGGAGGACTCAAGAgtgctgctgaaaagaaaatttttcaaGTGTGAGCTGGCATCAAGTGATTTTGGCAGAGCGGAATTGTTGCATCAAAGGCTTTGGTGTTTGGGGTGATTTTCTTTTCGTGTTCTGGAAGGAACTTCTCTGCTCTGTTTCCCATGTCTGCATTGGTTCTTACTGCAGGggacacagaatcacagaatgtgtggGCTGGAAGAGAGtttcaagatcatcaagtccaacccagccctaacatCTGAACTATGTCATGGCatcgagtgccacatccagtcttttttaaacacatgcaGGGAAGGTGACTCCATGACCTCcccgtgctggggctggcagagcagagccaggggtgcaggagcagagggatcAGGGGTTTGAGGCTCACATGGttgtcagcaggaggagaaggtcGGAGGAGAagtgtgtgagggagagaggctctgggcatttattcatttaaatatttaaatatttaaatatttaagtatttaatcATTCTTTCCTTGAAAAAGTTCTTCgtaatatccaacctatatttcccttcACACAGCTTAAGAATGTGTGCTCTTATTGCGTCAGTTGCTGCCTGGGACACATATGCTAGGAAATGTTCTTTCCAACCTTTCCATCCAACGTAATGGTTGAGTGCTGGAATTGCAGAGGGTGAACGTGTGAGACCACTGGAATTCAAAAAAAGGAGGACGCAACTCATGCTCTCATGCAAGAAAAATTTATTGAAGTGAAAGAATAATCAGAaagaagaagctgaaggaaTCAGGTGCGAGGTACAAGTGGAGGGTCAATCAGCTGAGATGCTTTGGCTTGCAGGAGCTGTtgccagagccctgagctggtggTGTCCGGGGTGGTGCTGAGGGTCTTCAGCAGATGCCCCTCCTGCCGTAGCAGCCCAGGCCCCCCAGGCCACAGCCATAGCCCAGCCCATAGCCAAGGCCAAAGCCAAATCCCCCAGAGacgggctgtccctgggcactgagttCAGTGCCCACGGCAGCCGAGGAGGTGGATCCGACGGCGGTGCTCTGGGGAAAGGAGGTCatgatgggtcctggcagggtgaccagcacaggggaagggttGATGATGACACGGGAATCCTGgcattgcagggcacagggctcgttgcagctgttggccagcggggtgggtccgcagggagagcagaggttGTTGCAGGCCATGGGTGTGGTGTGGAGGGTCCCTGGAAGAGAAGAAGTGAGACAGGAAAGGGTGGACGGGTGCATGGGGAGGGGTCTCAGGAGGGTGATGGAGTGTGGAGGCTGTTGTGGGTCTGTGGGGAGGTGTgagggctgctgaggctggTGCTGGGTGTGCTGGCAGAGTGGGGCCAGGGGTACAGAAGTAGGAGGGTCAGGGGTTTGAGGCTTACCTGGTTGTCGGCCCCGGAGCAGGAGGTGTCAAGAGAagtgtgtgagggagagaggctCTGAGCCCTCTTTTATGCTGGTCCTGGAGGGGTGGAGTACTTTTTTACGTGACTCTGTAGCATTTTGTGGGGAGCAGCACTCACCTGGCTCTCTGCCTGTTGATTCATCAGGAATGGAGTGTTTCCCTGCCCACAACTCTGCAGTGTCACGTCCTGCTCTTGAGACCATCTCCATTTGACCTTGGTGGCAGCTTTAAAGTGGGAGTTGGTATTTGGGAGGATTTGCTTGGAAGATGTGTgtcagagaaaagagaatataCAGCAAGAACCTCAGAGAAATATGGGTGTCATCCGTGAGGTAATTTTTGTGGCAGTTGCGTAGTTTAGTTTGTGGGTTTGTTATGAAGAGAGGCTgcattccatcccatccctcccagGTGTGTTTgggctttgctgctgtgctgggcatgAGGAGCTGCCCCTTCCATCGCAGtcattcttcctttaaaatgtgaatgtttgaaaataaaatctggtgTTGATGGCATGTGTCCGAAGGGACTGAAGAGATGACTAATAGTTTGGAGCACTGGGGTTTCCTCAGTGAGATCTGCCTCTGGAACTCACggttttgggtttgtgggtGTGTTGTGAAGAGGGATTCCAATCTATCCCTGTTTGTCAGTCTGTTCTGGCCTTTGCCTCTGTTTAGCTGTGAACACCTGGACtcttccattccattccattccattccattccattccattccattccattccattccattccgTTCCGTTCCGTTCCGTTCCGTTCCGTTCCGTTCCGTTCcgttccattccattccatcccatcccatcccatcccatcccatcccattccattccattccattccattccatcccatcccatttcatcccatcccattccattccattccaccCCATTCCATTCCCTCATTCCTCTCCTTGCCTCCATCTCTCCAAGCCTATCTCTATGCCTGGCTTTTTATGTTGGAGATGA contains:
- the LOC136360626 gene encoding feather beta keratin-like — encoded protein: MRAVDEPTEDWGTLHTTPMACNNLCSPCGPTPLANSCNEPCALQCQDSRVIINPSPVLVTLPGPIMTSFPQSTAVGSTSSAAVGTELSAQGQPVSGGFGFGLGYGLGYGCGLGGLGCYGRRGIC